From the Notolabrus celidotus isolate fNotCel1 chromosome 12, fNotCel1.pri, whole genome shotgun sequence genome, one window contains:
- the lipeb gene encoding hormone-sensitive lipase encodes MASSKKGGGSSRFEKSVNGRRSSKHKEGPVVMDTKAVFAALYSVCEENATFFSGGAKGSQGDAARRLVETMKLIQEHARSLEPVVSGFAAVYHHFDFDPHIPANGYRSLVKLVRCCLLHIIQKGRYITSNRRSIFFRTAHNAGEMEAYCNALCQLRALLYLAQRMLHDNSHGNLFFQDESGLSESFVREYSSMHKGCFYGRCLGFQFTPAIRPCLQTIAIGLVAFGENYRRHQSGIGVAASSFFNSGKYAIDPELRGAEFERITQNLDVHFWKSFWNITETEVLSSLASMTSTTVKVNRALSVPPMAFDLPLAANHKASVTITPPSAHLGPAPVQMRLISYDLREGQDSEALLSLSRAEGGSISLSLGLKTKRLPPSPCLLIHFHGGGFVAQTSKSHEPYLKSWSQDLGVPILSVDYSLAPEAPFPRALEECFYAYCWALKNHHLLGWTGEKVCLAGDSAGGNLCVTVTMRATAFGVRMPDGIVAAYPATLLTAYASPSRLLTLMDPLLPLSVLSRCLSAYAGSDPQTETQIEKVSTLSMVKRDTALLLRDFRQGASNWIHSLLDANRATSSPGTAAEAPPGATGTVRKSISEASISSPHADPPVPSETSEFPTRKLSVKSQTCQDLGSHSNSTSHNSPPLSERAPEDVSFYLTKDADPCFSRDLSSVAIPPPAAEEGSELEHPREFPLGFEPLRSMQLAEMRVEVSPVFKDPFCSPLLAPDSMLKGLPPVHLVACALDPMLDDSVMFAKRLRSIDQPVTLCVVDDLPHGFLSLYQLSRETREAGNVCAERIRAVFTQNNSPPEPRKHRKLERTDRGVSTSSGEASSLFVCPIEEVELTDEKADKISDGEGLVAVEAQNNTDAGGIGS; translated from the exons TAATGGACACCAAGGCAGTGTTTGCTGCCCTGTACAGCGTGTGCGAAGAAAATGCCACGTTCTTCTCAGGAGGAGCCAAAGGGTCGCAGGGCGATGCAGCGCGGCGCCTGGTGGAGACCATGAAGCTGATCCAGGAGCATGCGCGCAGTCTAGAGCCTGTCGTCTCCGGCTTTGCTGCTGTTTACCATCACTTTGACTTTGACCCTCATATACCTGCCAACGGCTATCGCTCCCTGGTCAAG TTGGTGCGCTGCTGCTTACTCCACATCATCCAGAAGGGGCGCTACATAACCTCAAACCGCCGCAGCATCTTCTTCCGGACAGCACACAACGCGGGGGAGATGGAGGCCTACTGCAACGCTCTGTGCCAGCTGCGAGCCCTCCTTTACCTGGCTCAGCGCATGCTACACGACAACAGCCATGGCAACCTATTTTTTCAAGATGAAAGCGGCCTCAGCGAGAGCTTCGTCCGTGAATACTCCTCCATGCACAAGGGGTGCTTCTACGGCCGTTGCCTTGGCTTCCAG TTCACTCCAGCCATCCGACCCTGTCTACAGACCATCGCTATCGGGCTTGTAGCCTTTGGAGAGAACTACAGACGGCATCAGTCAGGAATAG GTGTAGCAGCCAGCTCTTTCTTCAACTCAGGAAAGTACGCTATCGATCCAGAGTTGAGAGGGGCAGAATTTGAACGCATCACCCAGAACCTGGACGTCCACTTCTGGAAATCCTTCTGGAACATCACCGAGACTGAAGTCCTCTCA agTCTTGCCAGTATGACATCCACTACTGTCAAGGTGAACCGGGCCCTTTCTGTACCCCCCATGGCCTTTGACCTCCCCCTGGCGGCCAATCACAAAGCATCTGTAACTATCACTCCACCGTCAGCGCACCTCGGGCCCGCTCCTGTTCAGATGAGGCTCATCTCTTATGACTTGCGTGAAGGACAG gacAGCGAGGCTCTGCTATCTCTCTCACGCGCGGAGGGGGGCTCCATCTCTCTATCGCTGGGGCTGAAGACCAAACGCCTCCCCCCATCCCCCTGTCTCCTGATCCACTTCCATGGTGGAGGCTTTGTAGCACAGACATCCAAGTCCCATGAG CCTTATCTGAAGAGCTGGTCCCAGGACCTCGGCGTCCCCATCCTGTCAGTGGACTACTCTTTAGCCCCTGAGGCCCCCTTCCCAAGGGCTCTGGAGGAGTGTTTCTACGCCTACTGCTGGGCTCTAAAAAACCACCATCTACTAG GTTGGACGGGAGAGAAAGTGTGTCTGGCTGGTGACAGTGCAGGAGGCAACCTGTGTGTAACGGTGACGATGCGCGCCACTGCCTTTGGTGTTCGTATGCCAGATGGCATCGTGGCAGCCTACCCGGCCACCCTGCTGACAGCCTACGCGTCGCCCTCTCGTCTGCTAACACTTATGGATCCCCTGCTGCCTCTCAGTGTGCTCTCCAGGTGTCTCAGCGCCTACGCAG GCAGTGATCCACAGACGGAGACGCAGATAGAAAAAGTGAGCACGCTGAGCATGGTAAAAAGAGACACGGCACTGCTGCTGAGAGACTTCCGACAGGGAGCCTCAAACTGGATCCACTCTCTGCTGGATGCAAACAGAGCAACATCATCTCCTGGCACAGCTGCAGAGGCGCCACCAGGAGCCACTG GCACCGTGAGGAAGAGCATCTCAGaagcctccatctcctctcctcacgcTGACCCCCCTGTACCCTCCGAGACCTCAGAATTCCCCACACGGAAATTATCTGTCAAGAGCCAGACTTGTCAGGACTTGGGATCCCACAGCAATTCCACCTCTCACAACTCACCGCCGCTGTCTGAGCGAGCC CCAGAAGATGTGAGCTTCTACCTCACCAAGGATGCAGACCCCTGCTTTTCCAGGGACCTGTCATCAGTGGCTATACCGCCCCCTGCTGCAGAGGAGGGATCAGAGCTGGAGCACCCTAGGGAGTTCCCcttggggtttgagcctcttcgCTCAATGCAGCTGGCTGAGATGAGGGTGGAGGTCTCTCCTGTCTTCAAGGATCctttctgctctcctcttctgGCTCCTGATAGCATGCTGAAAGGGCTTCCACCTGTGCACCTTGTG GCTTGTGCGTTGGACCCCATGCTGGATGACTCTGTGATGTTTGCCAAACGTTTGAGGAGCATAGACCAGCCTGTCACTCTGTGCGTGGTGGACGACCTCCCCCACGGCTTTCTCAGCCTATATCAGCTCTCCAGGGAGACGAGAGAAGCTGGCAACGTCTGCGCGGAGAGAATCCGCGCCGTCTTCACCCAGAACAATTCGCCCCCGGAGCCGCGCAAGCACCGCAAGCTGGAGCGGACGGATAGGGGTGTGTCGACCTCTTCTGGGGAAGCCAGTTCTCTCTTCGTTTGCCCCATTGAGGAAGTGGAGCTGACTGATGAGAAAGCGGATAAAATATCTGATGGGGAGGGCTTAGTAGCCGTTGAGGCCCAGAATAACACTGATGCTGGTGGCATT